CCGGCGCCGGCGGGCCGGCTGCTGCGCCACCAGGCCCGCCGGTGCCGGACAGCGGTCCTGATCTGGCGGCTATCCGGGAGCAGGCGGCCCGGGGCAGCGCCGAGGCCCAGAACAACCTGGGGGTGCTCTACACCCGGGGCCAGTGGGTGGACAAGGACGATGTCCAGGCCTTCCGCTGGTTCTCCCGGGCCGCGGAGCAGGGCTCCCTGGATGCCAAAAACAACCTGGCCTACCTCCACTTCCATGGCCTGGGGGTGGAGCGGGATCTCCAGGCCGCCTTTGCCCTCTGGCAGGCCTGCGCCGAGGCCGGGGACCGCAACGCCCAGAACAACCTGGGGCTCATGTACGCCAACGGTCAAGGGGTGGAGCGCGACCTGGCCCAGGCAGCGCTGTGGCTGGACAAGGCGGCCCGCCAGGGTCAGGTCAGGGCGCAGAACAACCTGGGGGTCTTCTACTCCACCGGCCAGGGGGTGGAGCGGGATCCGGTGGCGGCTGCCGAGTGGTTCCGCCTGGCCGCCGTGCAGGGAGACCACACCGCCCAGACCAACCTGGGGATCGTCTACGCCAACGGCCAGGGGGTGGAGCAGGACCTGGACCAGGCCCGGGCCTGGCTGGAAAAGGCGGCGGCCCAGGGGAACGACACCGCCCGCCAGGCCCTGGCTGCCCTGGACTCCGGGGCCGAGCCGCCGCCGGTGCCCGCTGCCGGCCCAAGGCCCCCCGCCGGCCCGCCGGACGCCTTGGCGCGGCGGCATGTGGCCGCGGGCCTAAGCCTTGCCGCCAACAGCCGCCTGGCCGAGGCCGCCGCCGAGCTCCGGGCCGCCCTGGCCCTCGATGCGGACAACCCGGCCATCCACGAGAACCTGGCTGTGGTCCTGGCCCGGGCCGGCCAGGAAGAGGAGGCCCTGGCCGCCCTGGCCGAGGCCATCCGCCTGGATCCGGAGGATGCCCTGAAGCACGCCAAGCGGGGCATCATCCTCCAGGGCAGGCAGGAGAAGGCCGAGGCCATGGCCGCCTACCGCCAGGCCCTGCGCCTCAACCCCGGCCTGGCCGAGGTCTATTTCAACCTGGGGCTGCTTCACAGCCAGAGCGGGCGCGCCGACCTGGCCGGCAAATGCGCCCTGGCGGCCAAGGCCCTGGGCTATGCTGGCGGCCGCGGCCTCGACGCGCTCATAGCCGGCTGGCCGGAGGCCGCCGGCTGGCCAGAGGCCGGCGCCGGCGAGCCGCATCTGCGGCGCCTGCTGGTGCGGGAGCGGGGCCAGGCCGAGGAGCTGCGGCAGCGTATCCTGGAGCGCGGGGACGATCTCGGCCACCTGACCGAGGAGGTGACCCCGGCGCCCTGGAGCCGCAATGGTGGCCATCTCGGCCCCCTGGCCAGGCTGACCCTGCCGCCGGCGGTGGCTGCGGCGGTGGCCGACCTGCCGGCCTATGGCCTCAGCCAGGTGGTGCCTTTGGGCGAGGGGTTCGCCATCTTCCAGGTGCTGCCGGTGTATCCGGAGATCCTGGCCGAGCCGGCGCCCCCCTGACTCAGCTGGCGGGGGAAGTGGCCGGGGCCGGGGGAAGGACAACGGCGCTGGCGCGGTAGAGGTCGGGCAGCTGTTGCCGGGCCGCCTCGGCGGCCGGACCGTCGGGAAAGGCCGCCTCCAGCCAGACCAGGAAGGTCCAGCCGCCACCGGCGCCGGGCTGGGGCACCAGCGCCAGCGGGGGAGCGGATTCGGGGTAGGCGCGGAGAAAGCGGTAGGCCGTGGCCAGGTCCGAGGCCGCGGCCACCTGCAGCCGGAAGACCCCCGGCGCCGGCGGCAGGGGCGGCTTGGCCGGCAGGTGCACCGGGGTGCCGCTCTTGAGCCGGCCGCTGTCGGCGATCTGCGGATTGGCCTGCCGCACCAGGGCCAGATGGGCCGGGGTGAACCGGCCGTACACCCGGGCGATCATCTTGGACAGAATGTCCCCCGCCTCCAGCTCCAGCACCCCCAGCTCCGCTGGCAGGGCCGGGGGCGCCACCGGGCCGGGCGGGACGACCGTCCCGGCCGTGGTGGTGACCGGGGAAGGAGCCGGGGCCGGGGCCGGCAGCGCCGGTTGCCGTGGGGCGGCCACCGGCGACGGGCCAGGGTGGCTGGGCGGCGCGGCCTGGCGGACCACCAGCTGCCCCGCCGTCAGGACGGCCAGCCCGCCCAGGGCCAGGATCAGGACCAGGACCAGGACCAGGACCAGGGCCAAGGCCGGCCGGGGCCGGATGAGCGGCATGGCCAGCCGGCGGCCACAGGCCAGGACCGCGGCCAGGGAAGCCTGCTCGGCGTCTTGCACCGCCAGCACCAGCAGCACCCGGTCACAAAGGGTGACCACCTGGCGCGGCACGCCACCGGACAGCCACCACACCGCCAGGGCGGGCAGCAGCCCGATCCGGGACGGGTCCTCGCCGCCGGCGCGTGCCAGGCGGAAGCGGATCAGCCGCACCGTATCCAGGGGCCCCAGGGGGGAAAGGTGGTGCAGGCAGGCGATGCGGTCGGTGAGATTGGCCCGCTCCCGGAGGACATGGCCCAAGGCCTCCTGGGCAAAGACCACGATCTGCAGCAGCTTGGCCTCGTTGGTCTCGTAGTTGAGGAGCTCCCGCAGGATCTCCAGCCCGAAGCCGGGCAGCCGCTGGCCGTCGTCGATGACCAGGGCGACCGTCCGGTCCAGACTCACCGCCTCCTGAAAGAGCCAGTCCTTGAGCTGCTCCTTCACCGCCCGGTCCGGCAGGCCGCCAGCCAATGGCGGCAGGCCGAAGGCACGCGCCACCGCGTCGAGAAAGGCCCGGGGCGAGGCAGCGCTCGGCTCGGCGAGCAGGTGGACAGCCATGGCCGGACCGTCCCGGTCAAGGTCCCGGAGAAGCCGCCGGCAGACGGTGGTCTTGCCGACCCCCACCGGGCCCAGGACCACCGCCAGCCCCCGGCGCAGCCGCAGATGGAGCTCCAGATCCTGCAGCACGGCCACCTGGCCGGGGGCGGGGTAGAACAGCTCGGGGTCCGGGTGGTTGCCGAAGGGCTCCCGGGACAGGGCAAAGGCAGGCTCGCGGCTCATGGCTGCTCCCGCGGCAGGGCAGCGGCGCCTCCGCCCTGCCGCTGTCCCCAAGCATAACGGAGGCGCCGCCGGGGCGTCAAACGAAAGCCCCTGGCCGGTGCACCTTGCCGGAGACAGCGGATTCCGCTATCATCCCGGTCGAGCGTCCCGCCCACCCCTTCATCCTTTGTCACGGAGATCCAGCATGCCAACCGCACGGGAGATCATGACCCCCCAGCCCATCACCGTGAGCCCGGACCTGCCCATTGAGCGCCTGGCCGCCGTCCTCTGGGAAAAAAGGATCAGCGGCGCGCCGGTAGTGGACGCCGACGGCCAGCTTCTTGGGGTGGTGACCGAGAGCGATCTGGTGGACCGGGCGAAGAAGGTGCACCTGCCCACCGTGGTGACGCTCCTGGATGCCTTTCTGGTCCTGGAGCGGCCAAGCAAGCTGGAGAGCGAGTGGCGCAAGCTGACTGCCAGCACGGTGGCGGACATCATGACCCGCCATCCGGTGACCGTGGACGGGGAGACCTCTCTGGAGGAGGTGGCCACCATCATGGCCGAGCGCCGGCTCCACACCCTGCCGGTGACCAAGGCCGGACGCCTGGTGGGGGTGATCGGCAAGGCCGACATCATCCGCACCCTGGCGCGGCCCGCCGGCTCCTAGTCCATGGCCACCCTGCGCCTGCCCCTGGCCGGCGCCGCCGACACCGCCCGCCTGGGCGCCGCCCTGGCCGCCCTGGTCAGGCCCGGCGATCTGGTGGCCCTGAAAGGCGACCTGGGGGCAGGCAAGACCTGCCTCACCCAGCACCTGGGCGCCGCCCTCGGTGTGCCGGCCTCCTGCCCGATCACCAGTCCCACCTTTGCCATCATCCACGAATACCCGGGCCGCCTGCCCCTGGTGCATATCGACCTCTATCGTCTGGAAAGCGAGGCGGCCATTGTGGCAACCGGCGTGCCCGACTACCTGAACAGCACCGCGGTGGTGGTGGTGGAGTGGTCCGAGCGCCTGGGCTCCCTGCTGCCGCCCGAGCGGCTGGAGATCGAGCTGCGCTACCAGGAGGGGGGAGGCCGCCAGGCGATCCTGACCGCCCAGGGCCACGATTGGCCGGAGCGCCTGACCCGGCTGGCCCAGGCCCTGGAGGCTGGCTGAGTCTGCGGGGGTCGGGGAGCCCGTGGCGCCGCCGCGGGCCATAGGACCTATGGGACCTATAGGACCTATGGGGTCAGTCCCATAGGTCCCCTGAGTCCTATTGGTCCTATGCTTCTATGGCTCCCACAGGCCACCCGGCGCCGCCTGGCCGCCACGGCCCAGAACCGCCGCTGCCGGGATCACCCCGGGGCGCACCACCTGCAGGCGGCCGGCAGCCAGGCCCACCACGGTGGAGCCGGCGCCGCCGGGGGTGGGGCCGCCGTCGAGAACGAGGTCCAGGCCGTCCGGGAAGGCAGCCCGCACCTCGGCGGCCGAGGCCGCGGCCGGCTGGCCGGTACGGTTGGCGCTGGTGGCGGTGATCGGGCCGCCGCAGGCAGCGGCCAGACTCCGGGCCAGGGGATGGCTGGACAGGCGGATCCCCACGGTACCGGTGCCAGCGGTCAGGGCGGCCGGCAGTTCCGGCCGGACCGGGAAGAGCAGGGTCAGGGGACCGGGCCAGAAGGCGGCCATGAGCGGCCGGAAGGGCTCCGGCACCGCGCT
The DNA window shown above is from Thermodesulfobacteriota bacterium and carries:
- a CDS encoding CBS domain-containing protein, with protein sequence MPTAREIMTPQPITVSPDLPIERLAAVLWEKRISGAPVVDADGQLLGVVTESDLVDRAKKVHLPTVVTLLDAFLVLERPSKLESEWRKLTASTVADIMTRHPVTVDGETSLEEVATIMAERRLHTLPVTKAGRLVGVIGKADIIRTLARPAGS
- a CDS encoding L-threonylcarbamoyladenylate synthase, which translates into the protein MSGQPVLAAAARILAAGGLVAYPTETYYGLAADPWQPAALERLFTLKARPAAKPILTIIAEAEQIALLASAVPEPFRPLMAAFWPGPLTLLFPVRPELPAALTAGTGTVGIRLSSHPLARSLAAACGGPITATSANRTGQPAAASAAEVRAAFPDGLDLVLDGGPTPGGAGSTVVGLAAGRLQVVRPGVIPAAAVLGRGGQAAPGGLWEP
- a CDS encoding tetratricopeptide repeat protein, with amino-acid sequence GAGGPAAAPPGPPVPDSGPDLAAIREQAARGSAEAQNNLGVLYTRGQWVDKDDVQAFRWFSRAAEQGSLDAKNNLAYLHFHGLGVERDLQAAFALWQACAEAGDRNAQNNLGLMYANGQGVERDLAQAALWLDKAARQGQVRAQNNLGVFYSTGQGVERDPVAAAEWFRLAAVQGDHTAQTNLGIVYANGQGVEQDLDQARAWLEKAAAQGNDTARQALAALDSGAEPPPVPAAGPRPPAGPPDALARRHVAAGLSLAANSRLAEAAAELRAALALDADNPAIHENLAVVLARAGQEEEALAALAEAIRLDPEDALKHAKRGIILQGRQEKAEAMAAYRQALRLNPGLAEVYFNLGLLHSQSGRADLAGKCALAAKALGYAGGRGLDALIAGWPEAAGWPEAGAGEPHLRRLLVRERGQAEELRQRILERGDDLGHLTEEVTPAPWSRNGGHLGPLARLTLPPAVAAAVADLPAYGLSQVVPLGEGFAIFQVLPVYPEILAEPAPP
- a CDS encoding AAA family ATPase is translated as MSREPAFALSREPFGNHPDPELFYPAPGQVAVLQDLELHLRLRRGLAVVLGPVGVGKTTVCRRLLRDLDRDGPAMAVHLLAEPSAASPRAFLDAVARAFGLPPLAGGLPDRAVKEQLKDWLFQEAVSLDRTVALVIDDGQRLPGFGLEILRELLNYETNEAKLLQIVVFAQEALGHVLRERANLTDRIACLHHLSPLGPLDTVRLIRFRLARAGGEDPSRIGLLPALAVWWLSGGVPRQVVTLCDRVLLVLAVQDAEQASLAAVLACGRRLAMPLIRPRPALALVLVLVLVLILALGGLAVLTAGQLVVRQAAPPSHPGPSPVAAPRQPALPAPAPAPSPVTTTAGTVVPPGPVAPPALPAELGVLELEAGDILSKMIARVYGRFTPAHLALVRQANPQIADSGRLKSGTPVHLPAKPPLPPAPGVFRLQVAAASDLATAYRFLRAYPESAPPLALVPQPGAGGGWTFLVWLEAAFPDGPAAEAARQQLPDLYRASAVVLPPAPATSPAS
- the tsaE gene encoding tRNA (adenosine(37)-N6)-threonylcarbamoyltransferase complex ATPase subunit type 1 TsaE yields the protein MATLRLPLAGAADTARLGAALAALVRPGDLVALKGDLGAGKTCLTQHLGAALGVPASCPITSPTFAIIHEYPGRLPLVHIDLYRLESEAAIVATGVPDYLNSTAVVVVEWSERLGSLLPPERLEIELRYQEGGGRQAILTAQGHDWPERLTRLAQALEAG